tttactgcactgcaatttactggccataaattgtttgttgtttgattaatcttataactcgggatAAGGACTAGGATTacagatcattagagacacatcgttaaatgtttatagcgttcggaaggcgtataactttggCGAGGcatagtaagaacattgtttgcatttatctatgaaacgtagattcgaattaggaataattgaatcgaagttgatagatacactttattcgttacttgggaaaggggaataaaacaatctaagtgttcttggccattaatcgattggaattcaaaatataaattaaactgtgaataattatcgtggaaactttgtgaaataatttctctagatactttctctcattattatctctcaatccggtgatttaatttattcattgctttcaattaattcgtttaaacaaacaaaactgattattgatttttctagataaagtcttggcaatttgtaattaaaatagccaagaatttatctagaaaaatcaataatcagttttgtttgtttaaacgaattaattgaaagcaatgaataaattaaatcaccggattgagagataataatgagagaaagtatctagagaaatgatttcacaaagtttccacgataattattcacagtttaatttatattcctgtATTCCAATcgattaatggccaagaacacttagattgttttattcctcctttcccaagtgacgaataaagtgtatctatcaacttcgattcaattattcctaattcgaatctacgtttcatagataaatgcaaacaatgttcttactaagcctcgccaaagttatacgccttccgaacgctataaacaattaacgatgtgtctctaatgatcgtAATCCTAGTCCttctcccgagttataagattaatcaaacaacaaacaatttatggtcagtaaattgcagtgcagtaaacgcagagaacacaattaaacgaaagtGGAATTCAATCACATAAACAACGGTGTCAAGTCATCGTATCAACAaagttacgtcattctctagaatgggaatttagttcatcacgaaatatAAATAAACACAATGCATGTTTGAAGATTCAGACATTGAGTTACACGAAAATATAAAAACGAAAGATAAAAGACAAATCcaaagtgtcgtctctgtgtccagatccgtcgttcttcgtatctgCGATCGATCTTCGCGTTCCGGATCTTCGTCTCTTGATTTCTCCAGCCCTCCGAGGTGTTTTCTCTACCAAAACGGCTGTGTTTTCTCTCCACGGCTGCTGATTCCTTTGACCTAAGAATCGAGTGTATTTATAGATTTTCTGAAGGCCCcgcgcgcgcggtggcgcggGAACTTGCGCGATGGCGCGGTCCGTTCTGCCTGTCTGCTTGTCTTCTTGCGCGTGCATGCGTGTGAAGTCGCGCGATGGCGCGGCACCTCTCTGTCCGTGTCTCGTAATTGTCCGCGCGCGGCTCTGCGTGAAGTGGCGCGGTCGCGCGCTGCTCTCAGGTGCTCTGCTGCTTCTTTGCGCGCGCGGGTGCGCCTGAAATGGCGCGATCGCGCGCGAGCTGCTGTGTCTGGTCGTGCATGTCTGCGCGCGCCCCTGCGCATGATGTGGCGCGGTAGCGCGCGATCTTCTGTGTGTGTGATTCATCCTTGCGCGCGCTGGTGCGCGAGATGTCGTGCGGGGGCGCGCGATGTTCTGCTCGGGTGACTTGTCTTTGCGCGCGCATGCGCGTGAAGTCACGCAGCCGCGCACGCACATCTGTCCGGTAGCATGCTCATGGTTGTGAGCTTCTTGGTCCACTTGGCTTCGTGTTtgctattttctccattcctgaaatgacaacagaaacaaaccaaaaacgtataattctgttcgaaacaagcataattcaaaatggatttaaatgtaaattaagtgaaaatattgcacttatcaaaccccccaaacttgaacttttgctagtcccgagcaaaataaaataaaaacaagaagtcaattaataaataatgaaaCTCTTAACAGTCATGGATTCGCAAGAAGTGATATTGGCCTCAGATTTTATCTATTTACTGTAATTCACGATTTCCCAAGAGTTACGTGTGTGTGATAAGTCAATGTTCGTTTACCCCATCGAGTGCTCAAATAGAGTCATAATGCCCATCCACTTACAGAATCAAGAAATCCTCAGTTTAGTTTAACTCACACTTCATCAAAATACAAGTTCACATTCatagatcacataggactttattggtgattaaTTGGCTCAATGAATATTCATCGAAATTATACCAAAGATGAAATCACACGACGAGATGCTTGCAATTAAGTGATTAAAGTTTATACTTGATGACAatgtttttcaggtatccataggcttgacttgaaaaacttttctccactagtatattggataaatgtgacaaggttaataggccttgtaggcttgtaacgttaggccacggctcacggctacaataaagttatggaaatcaaaatttgagagaaatatttgaacttcatcaacttcactcattttcattttcttttgaaccaCCACCcactttattgttttcttttcattcatatcctccatttcccgtattttctttcttgctaaccacttttgattcattcttttcattgtttttcttcttcttttctttgccaactccttttttcatgctttaaatttttcttttttctttacaaggagcatttgaatcattacaacaccactgaatttatttctctcaaaatcaggtaggaaattaagtgtataagcttcatttggtagttgctgtgggatatagaatagatataagtgggggctaattgtatgtAATTGACATACGCCAATTGATTTTTAGTtggctcaaaatgggacactagggatacTTCATGTTCagttggtaggctcgaaggctcaaaacggctccaaagatcgcctaaatcattcctatgtcacatattatccgtattttgcctcgaaaagtgttcaaacaagttctagacttccgtcaatccattagtcaactcatacacaccaatcacatgcaattttcaataaaaatgatatatgaaataggtgaacgaagaaaatttaagcatctcaattaacttgaagctcaaagggctacaattgacCATAAGCAAAGAACACAGGCCCAAGGATATTGCGAAcaattgcctagctcattcctATGATTGcaaaagtgtcaatcaatgtcatgcaagaattACCAATAATCAGATCTCCCTCATCTGTTTAGCATCACAGGcatgcaacttgtctctaagcaacGATAGTATCAACAACACGACCGTGCAAAATAATTGTGACTCCTAAGTTATCAGGAACACAGATATATTTCAATATCGCAATTCAGTTTTCATCATTGGTCACACATTTTTCTTATCCATGACGCTACCTAACAAGTTCTaacatgcaataaaaaaaattcaaattaactAATACTGAgcgataaaataaaaaaaatttcagaaaaatTCTAACAAGCAACGCAATTTTACcctccccccaaacttaaattatgcattgtcctcaatgtatagaaataaagaaCACGAAAACACATACCTTGCGCACGAGTGTCAAAACTCGGGCGCTCGAGTTGTTGTCCGCTGCATCTGTGTCATCCATGTCCATGGGCTGCGGCGGTGATAGATCTGGTGGTGGGTAAAATTAACAACTAAGgacgtaaaataaaataaaataataaaaacaaaatgaatgctaaagaaaataaattgtgggttgcctcccacacagcgcttggtttaacgtcgtcAGCCCGACTGTTACTGGTTTATTCAAGGTGGGTCGTATGATTTCATGGAAGCCTTGAATTCAACGCTTTGACCATCAACCTCCATGATCAGTTTTCCTTGTTTCAAATCAATGACGGCTCCAGCAGTAGCCAAAAATGGTCGTCCTAAAATAGCACGAACATTCTGACTGTTCCCCATGTCAAGCACCACAAAATCTGCTAGAAGCCTTATTTTATCAATCTtaagttcaacatcttccacaataCCCAGCGGTGTCCTGACCGATTTATCTGCCATCTGCAAGCTTAGTCTTGTGGGCTTTATCCTActcaatccaagtttctcgtaAAGGAAACTTGGCATTATATTCACGCTCGCTCCTGAATCACAGATTGCATTTTCCACCAATTTACCccctatttcacatggtacTACTAATTCTCCGGGGTCTTGTAGCTTCTGAGGGAGATTTCCTTGCTTGGTTATCTGCCCTCCATTAAATGCCACCTCTTCCTGTTCTTTAAACTGAATGTTAGagtgtaggttcttgagatcttcaagaccttttttcttttgaaactcaGCTTTCAATTGTAAAAATCTTTGGGGGtagggaagtaaagaaatatcaaCGCATTGATCAAAATAATAACTCTTACCTTTCTTACCTCGGCTCCTTTTGCTTGGAGGCGGCTgatcaactttctcttctttgcttaccACTCCAATCTCCTCATGCTGCATAAAAATAGCATTCACCTCTCTCAGATGTGGATCTGCAGTCTTTTGTACTGCACCTCATTGTTGCGACGTGAGTTGATTGGTTATCTGCCCAACTTGCGACTCAAGGATTTTCAGGGTAGCACCGATACTTGCCATGTGTGTCTCAAGGTTGTCGAGTCTAGACTCAGTCTTAAACATCCTCTTACCAGATTCAACAACAAAAGTTCCCACTAAATCTTCAAATGATGGCTTtccttccccatttgatgtattgaacctcggtggaggattcaacacattcttattgtttgcataagaaacgttttcatggtttctcaaaccagggtgataagtgttagggggagggttacctctgTAGCCTCCATAGCCACGATTGTTAATGTACTGAGCTTCTTCCACAACTGGCTCTTCCGCAGCAGTTACCAAAGCTACATCAGACGTAGATTGGCTTGGCTTGTTCATCGCTGCAATTTGTGCTGTCAATGCCGAAACCTGTGCAGTCAGTGATGTGATCGGGTCTACGGCATACACTCCAGCTGTTCTCTGTACTCCTGATCTCTCACttggccactgataactgttgatggtcatctgttcaagtaATTCATAAGCTTCATCAGGTGTTTTAGAAAAAATAGTACCTCCGGCGGCTGCATCCACATTGCCTCTAGTTGGCCCATCCAGGACATTGTAAAAGAGCTCAATCTGAACCCATTCTGCATATCCATGATTCGGACACTTTCTGAGCAGTTCTTTGTATCTCTCCCAAGCCTCATATAACACTTCGAATTCCCTCTGCCTGAAGTTAGTGATGTCTATTTTCAGCTGAGCAGACTTGGCAGGAGGAAAATACTTTGACAGAAATTTTGTGACCAAATCTGCCCATGTAGTAATACTCCCTAGCAGCAGAGATTGGAGCCAGCTCCTTGCctgatccctgagagaaaacggaaacaaacgcaatcgaatAATTTCGTC
This Primulina eburnea isolate SZY01 chromosome 2, ASM2296580v1, whole genome shotgun sequence DNA region includes the following protein-coding sequences:
- the LOC140824182 gene encoding uncharacterized protein, encoding MRKYTNPDLLVFDPEIERTARRLKNARREEIKEMAENRDHQNELPREVPIREHFRPVINAHYSGIARGTIAANNFELKPALINMVQQNQFGGAATADPHLHLRTFLEITDTVKINGVSDEIIRLRLFPFSLRDQARSWLQSLLLGSITTWADLVTKFLSKYFPPAKSAQLKIDITNFRQREFEVLYEAWERYKELLRKCPNHGYAEWVQIELFYNVLDGPTRGNVDAAAGGTIFSKTPDEAYELLEQMTINSYQWPSERSGVQRTAGVYAVDPITSLTAQVSALTAQIAAMNKPSQSTSDVALVTAAEEPVVEEAQYINNRGYGGYRVQKTADPHLREVNAIFMQHEEIGVVSKEEKVDQPPPSKRSRGKKGKSYYFDQCVDISLLPYPQRFLQLKAEFQKKKGLEDLKNLHSNIQFKEQEEVAFNGGQITKQGNLPQKLQDPGELVVPCEIGGKLVENAICDSGASVNIMPSFLYEKLGLSRIKPTRLSLQMADKSVRTPLGIVEDVELKIDKIRLLADFVVLDMGNSQNVRAILGRPFLATAGAVIDLKQGKLIMEVDGQSVEFKASMKSYDPP